AATTTACGATGAGAAGCAGATTCAAGAGATGGGTATGCACGCTCTTTGGAGCGTAGGTAAGGGTTCTTCCACACCTCCAAGGTTCATACACCTAACATACAAACCTCAGGGAGAGCCAAAAGACAGAATAGCTCTTGTGGGTAAGGGGCTTACCTTTGACAGCGGTGGGCTCAACATAAAGACTGGCGATTACATGAGGACTATGAAGATGGATAAGTCTGGAGCTTGCGCTGTTTTGGGTATAATGAAGGCTCTTGCTCAGCTAAAGCCTCAAATAGAAGTGCACGGTATAATTGGTGCTGCGGAAAACATGCCAAGCGGTAGCGCATACAGACCCGATGACATCATAAAAACTATGAGCGGAAAGACCATTGAGGTGGACAACACAGACGCAGAGGGAAGGATCACACTTGCAGATGCACTTCACTACGCTTCCAACCTTAAACCCTCTTACATCATAGACATGGCAACCCTTACAGGAGCTTGCATAGTAGCTTTGGGAGAGTACACTGCGGGGCTATTTACCAACGACGATGAGTTTGGAAACAAGCTTTTTGAAATATCTAAAGAGACGGGGGAGAGACTTTGGAAACTTCCCATGGATGACAAAAAGCTAAAAGAGAAGATAAAAAAGTCCGATGCGGACATAGTAAATACAGGTGGTAGGTACGGAGGTGCTATAACCGCAGCCATGTTCCTTGAGGAGTTTGTGGGTGAAGGTATAAAGTGGATACACCTTGATATAGCAGGTCCTGCATACCTTAAGGAAGAGTTTGGATACTACTCAAAAGGTGCTACCGGCTTTGGCGTCAGGACTTGTCTTGAATATATCCTGAGCTTAGATAAGGGGACGTAGCTCAGCGGGAGAGCGCCTGCATCGCAAGCAGGAGGTCGGGGGTTCAAATCCCCTCGTCTCCACACCTTTCTATCTTCATGCTCATATCAATCCATTTTGCAGAATGAGTTATAAAACCGCATGATATGTAATTGACTCCTTCTATTGCATACTCCTTTATGTTCTCGGGCGTTATGTTGCCAGAAACTTCCACTTTGACTTTACCCTTTACCAATTCCACTGCTCTTCTGACATCCTTTGGGCTAAAATTATCAAGCATAACCACATCTACCTCACAGCTCAGAGCTTCTGAGAGTTCTTCTAAACTCTCTACCTCCACCTCTACTCTATAGGCCGGTCCTACCATCTGCTTTACTCTTCTTACCGCCTCCCTTAAGCTACCTGCAACCTTTTTGTGGTTATCCTTTATTAAAACCATGTCATACAGTCCGAAGCGATGGTTTTTACCACCACCTACTTTTACCGCGTACTTTTCAAAGTACCTAAAACCGGGTGTAGTCTTCCTTGTATCCAAGAGCTCAATGTTTGTACCTTTAAGCTCTTTAACTATCTTATTGGTCAGTGTGGCTATCCCACTTAACCTCTGAAGTATGTTTAAAGCGGTTCTTTCCCCCTTCAACAGGACCTCTGCAGGACCTTCAAGGGTCATTAGAGTTTCTCCTTTTTGAAAGCTCTCTCCGTCAGTTTTTGCATAAATAACTTTAACATCTCCGAGAAGTTCAAAAACCCTTATAGCAAAAGGCATTCCAGCAAGCATACCCTCCTCTTTGGCTTTTATGGTACCTATAGCCTTTTCTCCTCTACACACACCCTCTGTAGTTATGTCACCTGTGGCTATGTCTTCCTTAAGAAAGTTTTTTAGCAGTTCTTCCGCAAAGTGTTCTGGCATGTACAACCCATGAAAATTATAGCTCACACAAACAGACTTATCACTAAAGAGGGAACCATGTTGAGCAGTTTAACCTTTTCCAAAAGTCCGAATATCTTAGCAGATGTGAGTATTATAAGCCCACCTCCTATA
Above is a genomic segment from Hydrogenobacter hydrogenophilus containing:
- a CDS encoding leucyl aminopeptidase; translation: MEVISYREPYESIKDLPVGIFVFEEDFGHLEYAGELAKVIEKILSVEDFKGKEDTIAKVPVLDGDKVRTFYVVGLGKKDKVSFDDYRRASAIFVKRLRKDKVPTAHLYAGENLDYKRSKAITEGLLLGNYSFDKYKTSKENSFRVDKVMLYGGDKEGIRVGTVFADAQTFARDLVNEPGNVINPITLAEIAQKLAQDYGLECKIYDEKQIQEMGMHALWSVGKGSSTPPRFIHLTYKPQGEPKDRIALVGKGLTFDSGGLNIKTGDYMRTMKMDKSGACAVLGIMKALAQLKPQIEVHGIIGAAENMPSGSAYRPDDIIKTMSGKTIEVDNTDAEGRITLADALHYASNLKPSYIIDMATLTGACIVALGEYTAGLFTNDDEFGNKLFEISKETGERLWKLPMDDKKLKEKIKKSDADIVNTGGRYGGAITAAMFLEEFVGEGIKWIHLDIAGPAYLKEEFGYYSKGATGFGVRTCLEYILSLDKGT
- the nadC gene encoding carboxylating nicotinate-nucleotide diphosphorylase gives rise to the protein MPEHFAEELLKNFLKEDIATGDITTEGVCRGEKAIGTIKAKEEGMLAGMPFAIRVFELLGDVKVIYAKTDGESFQKGETLMTLEGPAEVLLKGERTALNILQRLSGIATLTNKIVKELKGTNIELLDTRKTTPGFRYFEKYAVKVGGGKNHRFGLYDMVLIKDNHKKVAGSLREAVRRVKQMVGPAYRVEVEVESLEELSEALSCEVDVVMLDNFSPKDVRRAVELVKGKVKVEVSGNITPENIKEYAIEGVNYISCGFITHSAKWIDMSMKIERCGDEGI